A genomic window from Silene latifolia isolate original U9 population chromosome Y, ASM4854445v1, whole genome shotgun sequence includes:
- the LOC141629918 gene encoding uncharacterized protein LOC141629918: MRDSRFISKFWQELENSMGTTLKMTTAFHPATDGQTGRTIQTLEDMLRPCDDETLYGRKCRSLVCWDDIADVVVLGPKMIQEMVEQFEVRDKVLLKLSPMKGVMRFGKRCKLTKKYIGPYEILDRVEEVAYRLALPPALDRVYNVFHVSQLGKYVSDPSHILEQAAVEVDDSLSYVEVAKEILDMKVRKTRAEEIVLVQVIWSNHNVEEATREAEDAMRAKYHIFSIKYELGYGT, from the exons ATGCgagattcgaggtttatctcGAAGTTTTGGCAAGAGTTAGAGAATTCTATGGGTACTACGCTGAAAATGACTACTGCCTTCCATCCAGCTACTGATGGGCAGACTGGGAGAACAATTCAGACTCTAGAAGATATGTTAAGGCCTTGT GATGATGAGACTTTGTATGGAAGGAAATGTAGGAGTCTTGTGTGCTGGGATGATATAGCTGATGTCGTGGTGCTAGGGCCTAAGATGATTCAGGAGATGGTGGAGCAA TTTGAAGTTAGGGACAAAGTTTTGTTGAAACTGTCTCCTATGAAGGGTGTTATGCGATTTGGCAAGAGATGCAAGCTGACCAAGAAGTATATAGGGCCGTATGAGATTCTGGACAGGGTTGAAGAGGTAGCCTATCGTTTAGCTCTACCTCCTGCTCTAGATAGAGTctacaatgtttttcatgtgtcgCAGCTggggaagtatgtgagtgatccttctcACATACTTGAGCAAGCGGCAGTTGAGGTCGATGATTCATTGAGTTATGTGGAGGTCGCTAAAGAAATTTTGGATATGAAGGTGCGCAAAACAAGGGCTGAAGAGATTGTGCTAGTACAGGTGATATGGTCTAACCATAATGTTGAGGAAGCTACAAGGGAAGCAGAAGACGCAATGAGGGCGAAATATCACATCTTTTCGATCAAGTATGAGTTAGGTTACGGTACGTAA